The genomic segment AGAATCTGGTCAATTTTcagaggaaatattttttcatgaaacaaatggaaaaagaagtgaaatcgtttcgaatagaataaaataaagaagaataaaagttaCTTATGGAAGGATGATCACGGTTCTTGTCGTCGTAGAATGTAAACGTAAAATCAATATAACCGCTGTAATCGTTTCAGTTCTGATTCTGGAAAAGATTCCTTTTCCGAGAGGAAGCTGTTTTCGTCGATCAATCGCTTCGTATTGTACAAAACTTTCGAATTTATTCCAAGTAACACATTCTAAATAAAGTCTTTTCCAATAATTCATCCAATCATTTCTATTCCTTAACATCGACAATCGTCTTATTCGATTCGTTGACACTTTGACTGTCACGttggtcattggtgaccggagcgcttgaacttcttacaattgtaaaaattgaatgaaaattcacaGTTAGGGCATtatgaatataaccgataaatagaagatgctttgaaataaaatgtgtcCCATTGAGCGATTAGACATTTTTATtggaacatcgataaaaaagaaaatgagaagaaatcttgcatctaaccgCGTTTGCATCCGTATCTTTGAGGGGTAATCtgcgaatattattataaacaagaagcttagaaaataatcgtaaatgctgctttatgatcatataattgaatttaaaaatgcgaacataccttactattatatatagaacgaaCAGataccgtttactaatatcttctacacgtttcagcgatatattctgcacgttttgcttacgacgaaataacgaatgcaattttgcatttgcgaaataacgaatacatcgtcaatttattattattttgccattgtATGCTTTGAATGATAAAAGTACTGCCGCGGTGTCCTGAGCGAAAcgtgtgatttcggcgtggcagtcaaagtgttaagggCGAACGTTACGTCGACGTAACGTTCGATTTTGCGAATGACTCGTTAACAAATctgagaaaaatgtaaaacgtaTCTAcgtcgtaaaaatatttaaacaaatgacTTTCAACTATCAACGAAAGGAGAAAGGTGATGGAAAAATCACGGAGGCAATCGATTTACATCGGCGAAGAAgccgtttattattttacagtcGCGTGATTCCATTCGACTCTCACGAGTCCCCGGCGTATCCCAGTCTGAAGAAGTATACTTTGAAAGTTTACAACAAGTGTTCCCTCTTCGAAATCTCACATCTAAGGTGCTAAGATATCTACAGTGATATAATTCTTCTTACACGACTATACACGCATTCGGCCGGGTCGTTCGTCAATTTCTTCCCTACGTctcttcattttattcttcgttatcGACGACAATTATCGATGAAACAATCGTTTCGTTATTACCGTTTAACATTATCGACccgtctttttcctttttcttctctctttatatatgtacacgaaATAACCTTTATTGCTACTTTACAAGATCTCTGTCTGGTCGGACACGCGAATATTTTCGCACGTGTGTGACTCTCTTCCGTTTCCTACACCTTCTACGCCACCATTTTATGTATGTAGTAGTATATGTGTGTATGCTGAGATGTGTCAGCAGTGTGGACTGTGTCAAGCGCAATATATCAATTGGAAGTACGCGAACAGtggaaaaagtttgaaattcaGTGTCGCGTAATCaatttgtcttcttttcttcccctttcttcctttttttctgcGATCCTGTAACTCCAccgaaaggaaagaaagatttcttttttctttttattacgtaGGAAGattctaaatttatattcgatcTTTAGACTACGTTCGAATgaaacgttttcttttcttcttttttcttttttcttttttttttgtgaaaagTAACCTGAGGGAACGAACAAGTTTAAAAGGTGATTGGAAAATATGAGCGACgaagtattaaaaaagatcGGAATTTCCTTCGGGAGAGTTTGCTTCGATTTActactttcttctcttctatcGCTACATCTGTCCAGTCTGACCACTGTTATCGCGCTTAGGCCGTGCGTTCTCGTTTTTCTAATTACACcaaaatttctctctctctctctctctctctctcgttcactctcactctccctctctctcactctacatatctctctctctctctctctctctcactcttcGTTCCCATTTCTGTTCGTTTCTGTTTAATCCTTTCGTACTATTTTTAATCTTGCTAAAAGTATCGTTAGAAAAAGACGGTTATAAAAAAGCAATGAAAATATCCCggattgaaaatttcgattcggttaaacgtttattaaaaatcacggTGTAAGTATTTACGAATTGTCTCTCGTTCTCTACGCTTACGATACCGCAACGTTTCTCTTTTGCAACTATTTCAAGCTTGAACGATCATCAGGTGTCCAAATAATTGCCGACGAAAGGATTAAATCCTAATCTTCTGCTTGCTGCCATCGTTAATCGTGTGCGTTGTACGTACTCGAGTCATCTTGGTCTATTAAATCGGCGACTGAAactgtagaaaaataaattattatatcggTGATCGTGTTCGAGTATATAGTCTACGTTCCCGTGGAATTATCCTGCGGACGACACGATACCAAATGTTTCACGAAGTCCGTAACAATTACGACTAAACGAATCTTGAGCACAAAATAAGACGAACTCGAGAAACTATTATatgggaaagagaaaggaaatatcATGAAACGATCctcttttaattaagaaaggCAAAAATTGTTTCAGATTGCCTTATTTTGATCTCAGAAGTCGTTTAATAGAGAGTAATGCCGGGGACTTGATGAAATGCCTTGCACGTTCAGAAGCGAATCGGGTCTAAGCTCCTATAAGAAATTTCACCGTCTTCGAATCAGCTTTTCCCCGTACAAATCGACGAACCTGGTCGCAGAAAAATACAGTAGAATCGAAACTATCGAGAAACTGTTTCCGTTCTAACGGACCTTGCTAGACAGATATTCGACGAGAACATTCTGCTCGTGATCGTAATAAACAGTCAGCCtgctcttttccttcgttacGACCTGCTTAGATCGTAACGAGCTATTTGAAATACATTCAAACTCGATGATGCTTAATTTAACGACAGCTTTCAAAACATTCGAGTTACACAGCGTTACATTTCTTCTCTTCGTATTCCTTGAGATTATCttaatttttcgtatttattcgTTGAAACTCTCcgagtatatttatattaaacacGCGTGCAATCTTCCCTGCTAGTGTCACATTTTCGATGTTTCTTTCAccttttccacttttttttaaatttcttctttatagcccttttttttaaataattctatgaGAACAAAGCTCCAATAACAGAcgaagtatatttttttagaactTCTCTACAAGATTTTTTGCAATATATAACAATTCctttactttcaattttcaattatatagaATGTACAACACCCTTTCTTCGACTATCCATAGTATCTACATATCGACTTGCAATTTTCCTATACAACAACTGTACCTGCGATTCGACATATTAACTGCGTTTAATTACAACGCGTAATCTGGCCGATAATGCCCggcaatatttaattatcgtaaCAATTACACCGTAGACATAcgaaattccattttaatcgattaatttttatccgTGGTCGAATCATTACAAcgattaaattctaaatttctgGAGAGAAAAGCATCGAcaaaattttcctttattaccGAGGAAATCGATGTAGGATCTTCCGTTTGGTGCGAAGAGAAAGCGCTAGGCGCTCGATCACCGTGAAGTCACCTTCGAAGTCTACGATCTTCTTCGCGAGTATCATTGAACACGAAACAGAGCTGacagaaaattttgtattctcATCGTATCGCGACGATTCGGATCGAAATCGTAAGAAAGCACACAGTCGACAGTGTTGATGACCGAAAGAACGTATATTTAGAAGAAACGGCGATTCTCCGGAAGCCACGTTAGGAAAAAGACCTACCACTATGTAGTTGACCACGCCCACGCTCGTAAtgatttcaattattctctttttaattaatcgcgtCTTGGAACGTGCTCGTCGCGGAATCTAGAAAAATAGAGTTGACTTGATTGCGAGAACCGTATCAGTGTATCTATCACAAGGATTACGAGCTAGACACTTTCTTAAGTTACATATCGATTCTCTATAGTGACGAGGATTGATCGATGTTCGATTGAATggcattttctttcttccacctTCGACTAATACTTATCCTAGATATGCGCGAATCGACTGGATTCTTTCCTAACTTTCTCGTTTCATTATCATTTGGAAACTTGTACATTTCGTATGTTGTTTCGACGCGAGAAACTTTCGacttttgtattttcgttTCCATCGAACCGACTAGTCGAAACCAGCCAACTATCAACGaagtttcctatttttcttctcagTTCTACGTAAAATAGGAGTCCTTTGAAGGCCTACCACTAACTAAGACAATCCACGACGTCCACAATGAGAAAACGTATAGTACGATGTTGAAACAACACTTTCTTTAATATCGATTAGTTTCGCTCTAAACGTactttgtttcttcgatttGTACCCTGTTCTTCATCTTCAATGAACGATATAATCGTTATCAGCAGTAGACTAAAGTTGTGACAGCGGTAAGAATTTTTCTCTAGTGGCTGACTTTCTTTAAAGGCTGACCAGGCCTGGGCGCctcttcgataaataaaatcaccCAAACAACCATCtcaattacttaaaaaataaccAAACAGTttgttgtataaatatctttcgcGTGGAACTTCTCCCCAAGGAATGAAGGTCGAAAATTGTGGTCGAAAAAGCAATCTAATCAGCCCAGTCctcgattttctttcaaactctTCCGATCTCGTAGATCGTCCGTCCGTCTTTCGTCCGAGACCTCTCTGTCGTATCTTTActatttttcctatttcatATCCGAACTTGAAGATTTCGAGTAATCGACGTCTCGTCCTCTTTCATCGTCTCGATTTAGTTCGTCTCTTCGAAGGTtatcgagagagagaggaacCTTGCTCGACGAAAGGTCTCTTCGTGAACGAAGAAGGGTTTTGCGTTGAAGTTTTTAGAGCCTTCGAGTATTAGCCTACTGATAGATGATCGGATGGGTGGGTTCGACTGGCAGGTCACTGTCCAAATTCAAGGACACGCCGTCCTTGGATACCAGGTAGTGGGTGAGCAGCTGACCTTTGCCCTTGACGAACACCAGGCCGCGTTGTTCGAAGCCGAAGCCAAATGGCTCCAGAATCCTCCGGGTCTCGTCTGTGACCtacgattttaatatttctttgaatataaattatttatccagCGTTTCTTCTAAAACTGCTACTTCCGTACCTAACGGAATAGGTATTTTCGAGTTTTACgattttccatatattttacCTGGATGCAGCCTACTTTTCCGGTGCTCTCCATTCTAGACGCCACGTTCACGGTATTTCCCCAGATATCGTAATGAGGTTTCCTGGCGCCAATGACCCCAGCAGTCACAGGACCGTGATTGATACCCATTTTGAGAACAAAGTGATTGAAGCTTTGCTCGTTGATGCTCGACAATGCTTTCTTCAACTCCAGAGCGAATTCGACGAGGGTGGACAAGTGACCCCACCGAGGAGCATCCTCGGACTCCTCTGAGTCTGTAATTCCGGATGCCGCCATGTACGTCGAGCCTATCGTCTTGATCTTGATGATGTCCTTGAATTTAGTTTGATCGAGGATctaacgaaagaagaaacggaaatagaaagtcgatggaaaattgatatattgCCATATTTGAGCCCTTAAAAGTTCCAATCTAAAATCCCTAGCAAATGTAGGAAAATATCTAAGGAAAGATCTTTTTCGCCGTTCAATTACCTTGTTATTTTTACAAGTATAACccttttgtacaaaatttattatatttatcaaaagcTTCTGTTTTCGTATTTACGATAACGTATTAGtcgataaaattcaatcgCGTAACATTTCAGAAATAGAACTTTAAATCGAGGGGTCGAAGAGACTCGCCAACGATACTTACCGCATCGAAATCGGATATGACTTCGTTCAAGAACCTGAGACACTCGAGGCCCTGGTTATTGATGCTCTCTTCGCTGTAGAAATCGGCAAAGTTCGGCATACTGGCGAACAGGACGCCCACTTCGGCGTAGCTTTGACTGTAGAGATCATCGTGGTGTCTCGCACTCGATAGAAAATAAGCAGCCACGTGCGGCGGAAGGATGTTGTAGATGAGGGCGCCGTTTCTGCGCGTCATGTCCGCCGCCCTTTCTCTCTGCGCCACCACCTCCCTTCCTCGTAGGTACAACATCCTCCTCGACTTTTCCGCCTGCAAATCGATCGAATCCTCATCGTGCGAGTCGTCGAAACCGAGCAACTTTACCCTTAACGTAacctttcatttatttttcaacagaGTTTCGTTAAAAGGTTAAtagtttttttaaaaatattcatcgacgaacaatttcgtgaaacgtttttctattcttttttcttttttcgtttactCTGCGAGAAAGCAAGGGGAGATCTCTGACTCGGTTTCATTTACGTTAAATGCAAACCGCGATTTTCCCCTCGTGAAAGACAGACGGGAGCGAAGGACGCGCCCTCGACTGTCGGGACAAGTGCAGCCCTCGACTTTGATGAATCCGTTCGAGAGCTTCGTACGATTATTTATCGTCGCTCGAGGAGAAATCGAATTTTCGCTATCTCTACGTGGAACGTTTTAATTTACCGAAACTATACCGATAGAGTAAAGATTCGCTGATAGAACTGGCAGGATGAGAAGACGTTTGCAAAGAACAGAGAAAGTATCGtgtatttcgatttttcaaatatattggATTATTTGGACAGatcgaaattttctaaaaatctaaagataatacttgataataattgaataatatacCTAATATACCTAATCcaccacttttttttttcttttcggtAATATTTCGCCGTTTGCAGAAATGAATTCTCTCGAGTAAGTCTTGCAAagaaacgttttctttttcttttaacagaCAGCTTGTCCAACCTTGGTATTTCATTCGACggaaatttatgataaataattctttcccAATTCTATAAACAAGGATGTTACGATGTTTCCAAATTATCTGatatctaatttaaataacgttattgcATATATTACTTACATATCTGGACACGATCACCAGAGAAGTAGCTACGATGAGAAGAGTGGCAGATAGGCAATATTTCGATGGAAGGGGGGTCGGTTCGAGGGAAGAAGCGTAATCCTCCCAGTCCAGCCTCGCATTCAGTAGACAGATGTTAATGAAACACTGGACGCCCGAGATGCCGTACATTAAGTACGCCTTGCCTAGATAGCATATGTAGGTCGGCATCGAGGTCGCCACAAGTGTAAGCACACCGATGTACGAGTAGTAGGAAGGATATGGACACCTCGAAGACAGGGTTATGGTGGCGTTTAGGGGCGGAATAGTTTCCTCGATGACCACGCAGTTGAACTGTAAAATCCGATAGAGAAGTTAGTAACTCAGAAAAATAGTGTAAAaaggatttatttttttccctcTTGCTTTCCTTTTAATGGTAGTTCAATGGCTAAGTGTTTATTCATTAAGACGTTTGTCaagtatgaaaattgtttcgaattGTTCGTTAATTGGTTAACTATATATTAACACGTTAATATAACATTACGCTTTCCCGTTGCCATGGTACAAGCGAGTAGAACAATTATAAATCACTGtaggaaattcaaaattcttttacttttgaattaaaataatacaatcttctcaattaatttattgaatagaTGTTGGTAGTTGCATGGACAATCAATAGAGTGTAGTTGTGATTATCGTTCCGGTTTATTTTGCACGTGTTTTATTTATgcttaaatttatattttgcgtAAGATCTGCAAGTGCAAGTCACTGTAAAGCCggaaggaaaacgaaaataaagaaaaaagatgttaattcgtttgttcgaataaataataataaatattagtcGTTCAATTGGTTAAATTACCAGGAGAAATGTACATACCATATCGAGAATCAGAAAAATACCGAGGGAAAATGTCATCATAAGGGCCAGAGCTCTTCTCAGCCACATAGCCTTGATGGCACTGCCCAGACACGTGGCACCAGCCAAAACTACCGCGAACAGCACCACTATCCCGATACCGCCCCATGTAAAAGGTCCCCAGGGCTGAAACCTCCAAACTGGGGCGGCACAGATCATCACCAATGGCCCACCGAGCAGTGACAAAGGGGAAAATGCTTCTTCGGCGTGGTGAAACGCGGACTCCACCTTCGAGTCCTTGAACCGCAAGGTCAACCAGTACGCGTGACCTTTCAAATGTGCTCCGCCAgctacaattaatattatttacttgtaaatagaaagatttatgaaaagaatttcatagTAAATCATACAAAACACGTACATACGATATTGATTACAAAGCTAATcttctgttaattttattatcaatgaaaaattaatgctacatatatcGATAACAACTTCTTTTACTTCAATAGATTTCCGAGGAAAGCTGTTTTCTAAATTGTAGCAAATTTATAGACTTTTTTTTACAAGATTCtctttaatttccatttttaaacgaattacaCTTACCAAGACGTTTTACCATCGAATAACAATTTAATCATTGATAATAATCAACAGTCAAATACTTCAACTTCCTCACTTTTGCTATCCAGTTCCTTCCTCAGCCTCTGTCTAAATTCCTCCGAGTCCTCcttgttgttatttctttcgtttcctgcGTCGATCGTCTTCCTGGCGTCCTCCGTGAGCGAGGCGATGCTCTTGGTGGCAGCTGGCTTGAAGGGTTTCAACGCCCGGACTATGAAGTATGTGACGATGCCCGCCTTCTGTAGTGCCTCTTCTCTGTCCTCGCCGTGCGCTGGCTCGACCTCGAACTCGCCATTCAGGAAGCTCAGCGTCGCGTTCGAGATGTGCACCCTCCTTCAAGACATTATAATATCGTTCGTGTCGATCGTTCCTCGCTTACGAAGTTTTATCTCGCCAATCTGACTACAGGACTATTcgggaaagagaagaaaggaacgaaaatTTCGAGACGTTCGCGATTGGCAAAAAGGTCTTGATTATCCAACGACGTGGGCGTGGCCATAAAATAGGACTGAAAGGAGAATTCACGTACCTATTCCGTATTCATGGTAATGTCGAAGGGCGTTCGAGCGTCTTTCATAAGCGATTCCCTGGCTGCAACTTGCCGTTACGTTATTGTTCTCGAGTGAATTGTAGTTCGTGTGAATAATAATAAGGTTACGGTACTGCCGGTTAAAATAGTCGGTGACGTGGCGTACACGATTATGTGCAGTATCATGTACTTAACACTCTGAACTTGCATTTAACGTGAATTCTGGGTTATATCTTATCACAAAGCATGGCATTAAAGatcagaaaattaagaaaaatgtattcgtGTTTTTTCCCTGTGATCTTCGAATGGATGAAGCGAAGTCGAAATGAAGAGATCGTTGTCGTGTTGCGGAGAAAAGAACGGGAGAATCGCGTGACAGGGAGGACCGAGACCAGTGAgatttctaatatatattagCCTGATGGgacaaaagaaacgattaCAATGGTTGGGCAGACCGTGCTTTTAAAGCACGACTATCGAGGGGCAGTTTTTTACCACGCGACTCGGGCATCTCACCCTTTAATACAGCTAAAATTAAAGTACGACAGGGCATCAAAAACTGCTTTCCAGGCGTTTCACCAGgtaattaatatcaaagatATACGGAGTGCGCTCATTACGTGTCTACCGACGTCAAGGACGCGTTTTATACGTCGCAGCACCGATATCGTTTAGTTTCCGAATCAGGCAGCTTTCTCGCGCCTCTCCTCTGCTTTATCCCTTTTGAATTTCGGGGGTTGACAAGGTCAAGAAATCAGAACGTCAATACTGAtagaattttctgtttctttcttctttttttttttttaaggaattttcCACAAAACGAGTATATAAAAGTCTATTATTGACATAATTCTATattgaaaagtatatttaaatacccCTCTATTTTGCAAACAAAAAACAGgtgcaatataaataaatcagctagattatttttttcctttcttcgtaaaatttaaacacctttgataaatattcttttcgatAGTTCTTTATTTGTAAACAGATGCGTTCGAGCACTTGCTTCTTTTCCAAAGAAGAAACAAGCCTATACACGGTTCGTTCGAATTTTCCTTGTGAAATCTAACTACACTCTGTTCAACTCCAACAAAATAATACTGAAATGTTtacagaaagaagagaagagattCTCACCCCGCCATTCCGCTGCTCTCCATCTTGTTCGCGAGTTCCACATCCTTGCTGTAGACATCGAATTGCCATTGTCTCTGTCCGAGGACACCGGCCAACACAGCACCAGTGTGTATGCCCACCCTCATGTCGACAGGGCTATTGGTCTTTTGTTGCACGTACTTGATGGCGTCCACCATAGATAAGCCCATATAGACGCACAGAACAGCGTGGTCCGGTCTTTCCACGGGTGCTCCACTTATGCAGTAGTAACAGTCGCCGAGGATCTTTATTCGCAGCTGCTCGTATCTAAAGgttttcgaaatatcgttGTGCGTGAGAATAATAATAGAACCTAAGGTATATATTGCGATATAGTAGAATTCACGGTATGATAGTCGAATGTAAAATTCACGGTATGATAGTCGAATGTAAAATTCACGGTATAATTTCAAGCATAGTAGTTGAATTTATAGCGTGAAGGCAAAGTTTATAAGATACAAGAAGAGAATACAAAGTGCAAAAGTAGAGTTCTCTAAGTAAATAACGGTGAAAGTTGAACTGGCTATCGATACGAAAATAGGCTTTTAATTGCCAAGCTTTCATCTTTCAAAGGTGAAGTTAATTGGGAAGTACGGCgtagaatttctaattaaaataaaacacgagtagataaaaattgaaattcttcgagcaaaaaaagaatacaGTCGAGAATCGTCGAAAGTTTGATGCACGATGGATTACACGTAATCCACTCTGTATATTGATTAAGCTGCCAGGAATTTGTGACTAAGCGTTCGCATAGAAATGCAGTCGAGTGGCGGGAATTTCGATTTAGGAAGGTAAGGGAGGaggatttaatttttcactgGATCTCGAGCCGCTATTTGGCAAATGAGAGGAAAGTACGTGTCAAGGAGCGTCTTAAGCGGAGGACGTTCCGCTAGAATTATACGTTGACCTGTATCACTACGGATGCTGCAAGGGCTAAATCATCTACCTTCTATAAGCCCAGATTTAACCGATTTTAACCAGAGATAATcgacttttatattttctatatttccatttccagAGATTAGATCTCGATATTATCAAACTATTATTATCGATCATTATTTCGATAGTTCTCGCTAACGTTACGTTTTCGTCTCTTTTCGACGACTTTAATCCTCATCCTCTTTCTTACACAGGATTTCTGTAAATTAATCAAAGAGAATATCAAAACACGGTGTAGAGTGGCTCaggaaagtatttgaatatttatagaaaccGTGCGTGAATGTATTGTGCACGCTTTACAGGACgctttggaatttcattagcatcgTAATGAAACACAATTGCACACAATGCAAACATATTTTGCAGAAATCACAgcaacgaacgatcgatcgattattctatattaatatgtcttaatatttaattggaaCGAATATTTATGATCAGCGCTATAGAGATGCATccatacaaaattttcatttatagtaaataatttcaagaatcATTGTAATTCCGATAATTCTCTCGCGACGTTTGAACGTGGACGGTACGATAGAGTGAAATATCAGGCGATAGAAATTCGTTAATGATACAACACTTTGTCCTCAGATGTATCGATTGTTGGAGACGCCCAGGTGAAGGACTCGCGAGTCTATCTTTCTTCTAGAACGAtcgagaaaacgaagaagagacTGGCCAGAATTTTCCGATAAAGTCAATTTCGCGGCTGGCAATTTCAGGATTTTCATTATTCTCCGcatacgaaagaaagagagaggagagaaaagtGGAATGGAGCTCGTGAAAGCGTTTCGCGTTCGTTCTAACCGGGTCACAGCCGAGTGGACTGTAAACGAACGAATTCTTTCGCGGTGTCGATAGCTTCGCTGTCGATTAATTGATTGTTCGTCGCACCTTTTATCGACAACTGGTCGATTCGAGGCATGTACCGTTCACAAAAGCAACTTGCGTTTCCTTTGAACTTTACATTCGCGAAAATTCCGGTAATCAGGTACAGATTTACTTCGTGATTTCTTTGAATGCCTGATAATCTCGCTTAAAATTTGCTCTCTCTACATGTATATTCTCTATATGTATTCGTTACTGACAACTGCAGCAACAATTCGCGTACCAATTTCTTAGATCTACTCAAAAAATTTGTCCAAATCGAACTAATAATAATCAGTCCTATTCTAATTCTGATAAAAATTCGTGCGTCGCTCCTTGGGCTCTGTCAAACGATTTTCCCAAAAATGAATCGCTTACCTTTCACTGAGTTGATCGAATCTGGCGAATAGCTCGTTAAGAATCTTCACTAGTTCGCTAGCGCTGTACGTGGAAGAAATCGCAGTAAATCCAACAATGTCCGCATAGAGAATCGAGACATTCTCATGCCTGGACATGTAAATCTTCTTGAACTGCGTATCCAGCGAGGCACCTAGGTCCTGTCGCATCATTACAGCCACGTGTTCCGGAAGCACGCTAAGCAGCAGCCTTTCCTGCTCGGCGCTTTGTTCCTCGATCACCAGTTGTACTTCCAGGCTCTGTCTAGTTTCTAAAAAGGCTCTACGTTGTTGGAACTCGGTCAGAGAATAACTGGAAGCACCCAGA from the Bombus pyrosoma isolate SC7728 linkage group LG11, ASM1482585v1, whole genome shotgun sequence genome contains:
- the LOC122572716 gene encoding adenylate cyclase type 3 isoform X1 — protein: MLRSQETSNEDSYLSSGRPSNLLRTSFSSAKLETLYRASSLQQRRGGLEYFLFSALLYAAHSLITPGQELSTRSLTAVFLGLNLGLLAWAKHNPRAKDALWSVIPHVAWNLSTAQLLTQLFLKSTEVTPRDGLGWLLLMLYLLFATLPLRLPLCVLLAISTALVYIISVVGLSKAPAQIPIDVLVLTVTLSIGAMLLGASSYSLTEFQQRRAFLETRQSLEVQLVIEEQSAEQERLLLSVLPEHVAVMMRQDLGASLDTQFKKIYMSRHENVSILYADIVGFTAISSTYSASELVKILNELFARFDQLSERYEQLRIKILGDCYYCISGAPVERPDHAVLCVYMGLSMVDAIKYVQQKTNSPVDMRVGIHTGAVLAGVLGQRQWQFDVYSKDVELANKMESSGMAGRVHISNATLSFLNGEFEVEPAHGEDREEALQKAGIVTYFIVRALKPFKPAATKSIASLTEDARKTIDAGNERNNNKEDSEEFRQRLRKELDSKTGGAHLKGHAYWLTLRFKDSKVESAFHHAEEAFSPLSLLGGPLVMICAAPVWRFQPWGPFTWGGIGIVVLFAVVLAGATCLGSAIKAMWLRRALALMMTFSLGIFLILDMFNCVVIEETIPPLNATITLSSRCPYPSYYSYIGVLTLVATSMPTYICYLGKAYLMYGISGVQCFINICLLNARLDWEDYASSLEPTPLPSKYCLSATLLIVATSLVIVSRYAEKSRRMLYLRGREVVAQRERAADMTRRNGALIYNILPPHVAAYFLSSARHHDDLYSQSYAEVGVLFASMPNFADFYSEESINNQGLECLRFLNEVISDFDAILDQTKFKDIIKIKTIGSTYMAASGITDSEESEDAPRWGHLSTLVEFALELKKALSSINEQSFNHFVLKMGINHGPVTAGVIGARKPHYDIWGNTVNVASRMESTGKVGCIQVTDETRRILEPFGFGFEQRGLVFVKGKGQLLTHYLVSKDGVSLNLDSDLPVEPTHPIIYQ
- the LOC122572716 gene encoding adenylate cyclase type 3 isoform X2 encodes the protein MLRSQETSNEDSYLSSGRPSNLLRTSFSSAKLETLYRASSLQQRRGGLEYFLFSALLYAAHSLITPGQELSTRSLTAVFLGLNLGLLAWAKHNPRAKDALWSVIPHVAWNLSTAQLLTQLFLKSTEVTPRDGLGWLLLMLYLLFATLPLRLPLCVLLAISTALVYIISVVGLSKAPAQIPIDVLVLTVTLSIGAMLLGASSYSLTEFQQRRAFLETRQSLEVQLVIEEQSAEQERLLLSVLPEHVAVMMRQDLGASLDTQFKKIYMSRHENVSILYADIVGFTAISSTYSASELVKILNELFARFDQLSERYEQLRIKILGDCYYCISGAPVERPDHAVLCVYMGLSMVDAIKYVQQKTNSPVDMRVGIHTGAVLAGVLGQRQWQFDVYSKDVELANKMESSGMAGRVHISNATLSFLNGEFEVEPAHGEDREEALQKAGIVTYFIVRALKPFKPAATKSIASLTEDARKTIDAGNERNNNKEDSEEFRQRLRKELDSKTGGAHLKGHAYWLTLRFKDSKVESAFHHAEEAFSPLSLLGGPLVMICAAPVWRFQPWGPFTWGGIGIVVLFAVVLAGATCLGSAIKAMWLRRALALMMTFSLGIFLILDMFNCVVIEETIPPLNATITLSSRCPYPSYYSYIGVLTLVATSMPTYICYLGKAYLMYGISGVQCFINICLLNARLDWEDYASSLEPTPLPSKYCLSATLLIVATSLVIVSRYNWERIIYHKFPSNEIPRLDKLSVKRKRKRFFARLTRENSFLQTAKYYRKEKKKWWIRYIRRKSRGGCCTYEEGRWWRREKGRRT
- the LOC122572716 gene encoding adenylate cyclase type 3 isoform X3, whose amino-acid sequence is MLRSQETSNEDSYLSSGRPSNLLRTSFSSAKLETLYRASSLQQRRGGLEYFLFSALLYAAHSLITPGQELSTRSLTAVFLGLNLGLLAWAKHNPRAKDALWSVIPHVAWNLSTAQLLTQLFLKSTEVTPRDGLGWLLLMLYLLFATLPLRLPLCVLLAISTALVYIISVVGLSKAPAQIPIDVLVLTVTLSIGAMLLGASSYSLTEFQQRRAFLETRQSLEVQLVIEEQSAEQERLLLSVLPEHVAVMMRQDLGASLDTQFKKIYMSRHENVSILYADIVGFTAISSTYSASELVKILNELFARFDQLSERYEQLRIKILGDCYYCISGAPVERPDHAVLCVYMGLSMVDAIKYVQQKTNSPVDMRVGIHTGAVLAGVLGQRQWQFDVYSKDVELANKMESSGMAGRVHISNATLSFLNGEFEVEPAHGEDREEALQKAGIVTYFIVRALKPFKPAATKSIASLTEDARKTIDAGNERNNNKEDSEEFRQRLRKELDSKTGGAHLKGHAYWLTLRFKDSKVESAFHHAEEAFSPLSLLGGPLVMICAAPVWRFQPWGPFTWGGIGIVVLFAVVLAGATCLGSAIKAMWLRRALALMMTFSLGIFLILDMFNCVVIEETIPPLNATITLSSRCPYPSYYSYIGVLTLVATSMPTYICYLGKAYLMYGISGVQCFINICLLNARLDWEDYASSLEPTPLPSKYCLSATLLIVATSLVIVSRYNWERIIYHKFPSNEIPRLDKLSVKRKRKRFFARLTRENSFLQTAKYYRKEKKKWWIRYISSISESLLYRYSFGKLKRST